In Brachypodium distachyon strain Bd21 chromosome 5, Brachypodium_distachyon_v3.0, whole genome shotgun sequence, the genomic window CTTAGCTACTGCATTCCATCTTTTTCCCTTTAAAGAGTATCTCATCTGCTTTCCCTTTAAAAAAAGGCCAGCATATACAATTTCCCCTTAGCTCGCACCTTGTTGTGATCTCTTGGACTTAGCAGTTCCATCTCACGCTGAGCAAGGGCTCTGCCACATTGATATGTCCGATATTAGACCACGGAGTTGATCAATGAGTAGCTTTAGGTGCTTGTTTTTGCTTTCAATCTCCTGTAGTAGAATCTGAACGTTAGACAGGTTTTCATTGCCACAGAGTAGCATATGATATCACTAGGTTAAAAGAATGGATATAGAAGGTGTCATAAGTGTGCTTCCAACTTCTACAAAGAATGGATGAGACTACTATAGATGGTGATATTAATCAGGGGCACATAGGATTGGCTTATTGCGATTGcagtaattaattaaaatGGTACCATTTAATTTTCTAGGAACCAACGGTGTGTGATATAACATCAAAACATACCTcggtaaaaataataattatatgAATAAATAATGAAAATGGTGACAAATAAACAGCACAAGCATTTTTCAATCCAAAGAATACAGAATGAACATATTTATCATGAATCATATAGAATGAAAAATACTATCCAAACACCGGCACAGGTAAAATAGCAGGGTTTAGGCCACCACaaccaaatcaaacaaaaaaggacTCTGCTGGAAGATTTTTGATTTGTGGCTGGTGGCGGTATATTCTTTCTATTGAGATTTTTCCAATtcatttttttgggggggacATACTGTCTTGAGAATTTTAAAATTAATATGATCAGGGCAGTAGGGCACATGCCATAGGCACTAAAACAGATATCTCATGTACAAAAACAATGTTAAATTGGGCTTGAACTGGCCGAGCCAGTACAAAGTACCAACTGGTTCCTGACAAAATCCTGAATGTTGCATATAAGTAGCCTCTCACAGTATTACCTTTCTCAAAGCAGATGCACGCTCCTCCAATTGCTCAGTCTCAGCTTGATCGCCCTTGAATTCTGTTGATCCCAACTCCTGAAAACATTGCAACAACATTACAGAGCAGTAACAAGTGTGATCCCACAGATCATGGGCACTGAGTTTGAAGCAACTATAAGCAGAAGAATGGATGCGATTAGATCAAGTTTTGCTAATGGTTCTAATAGCTAATGCAAGCTAGTTTTATCCGGGATAGCATAATGAGAACCAGTAACTCAATAGCAATCCTACGGAAACGTGACAAAATGAGTTGCGCGAACATGCAAGTATCTTTATTTGCTTGCTTTCAAATGCATCTTGAAGTCCTAAGCGCAAGATCCTTGTCTCCTTGCTCTTAGGTGCATCTTGGACAACTCAAATGTGGCATCATTTTTCTGCCAACAATGTTTTTCTACTCCCTCGCTCGTAAATACATGACTTCTCGAAAGCGTGCAATCAAACTTTTCTATTCTTACTATTGGTATGTATAGAAATATTTACCTTGGTAAGGTGAAAAAATTATaacaaatttgttaaaaaaatcacTTTTATATTACAAAATTTCATTTAAAAAATCACTAACATATAAGTAAAAAAGGTTGGAGACCGTGCAATGTATCAACTGTTCACGAACAAAGGGACTATTTAGGAATTATCTAGTGAGACAGACAAGAAAATGATTTTTCCACTAGTAGTCTTTAACAGACCCACATTTCCAGCACAGACATTACGAACGGATCATCCGGTCCATCAAGTTCTCACCTGAGCGCAGGGAGCCACGGCGGAGATGGACGCGCGCAGTGCAGCCACGGCGATCTTGTACCGGTGCCTCGCCTCGTCGAGCGACCCACCGGAGCCCGCTGCGCCTCCCCCCGCGGCGTCAGAAACGTCGGAGTCGGCGCAGTTGGGTGGAGGGGGAGCAGCCTGATGTTGGTGGGGGTGctgggagccggcggcggcggcagcggaggcggtggcggaggaggaccaGAGCACGGGGTTGCAGAGCTCGTCATTCATGGAGGAAAGGATCTGGAAAGCGGCGGCGATCGTATCCTCAAGGTGCTGCTgaccctccgccgccagctccTGCCTCTGCCGCGCTGCCGGTGAGGCCATTAGCTAgtctcgccggaaccctagctcCCCGCCGCGGATCTGAGCTCAGCTCAGGTAGCTAAGCAAGAGCGAGTTCTGACAAGTCCACCTGAGAAGCCGGGCTGCTGAAACGTCAAGTGGGCTTGATGGGTCAATCGGGCTCAACTGTTCCTAGCAAGCTGTAGCCCGTTTATGCCAGTCgattatctttatctttatccTCCCCTTATTATCTTTTCATTATACTCCCCTGAAATTAGTTAGTGGCAGCGATCCGTCATTTTTGAGCCTATTCACTTGAATGTTCTTAAAACAAAGTCCGGTCTCGAGAAGAGCCTGGCGGCGGCAGACAGAGAAAATTAGGTTTTGGAATTAGATCTCACCACATTTTCACCGGAATCTGGTTCCCCTGCCTCCTGCCGCCATGTTGACGCTGTGAGGTAAGAGAACCTTAGGTCTTGTTATACACATGCAGAAGTGTCTACTATTATTATTAGCCGTGTGGTTTTTATCGGCAACGCTATGACGGAGGACGCTATGCTGTTGAGAATAAAGATAGTCTAATTCTTCCTCTGTTGTGACGGTGCCTTTATCGAGCAGTGCCGCAGGCAGAGAGTTCTACTCACCACAGGTTCGATGCGTCCGACCTTGTGGATTTTGAGTCAGATCCATTCATATCGATTTCCTGAATTTGTAAAATGCTCTTGTGTGGCTTTGGAGTTGCTTCGTGTTTTTGTGAAGATCTTGTGGTTTGACAAGCTGTATCAACGTTGTAATTTTTAGTTATAATAGAAGTTGCTTTGTAATTTCTTGGGTCTATGACCCAAATCATTGCACGTAACGACTATGGAGTTTGAATGAAGTTGCGgattattctaaaaaaacttgattttttaataaatataaatatcaAGGAATCATAGGAAGATTGGTGTCAGAAAACCACTACtcttaaaaaaattatcactTAGTCTCAACCTTAGTGCCAATATGTGGCATGAAATCCATAATTTCCTAATTTAGCTGCTTAAAAGAAGATATGACAATTGGGTCCCAAACATCATTGTCTAAACCTAAGTTAGTCTCggttttttctttcccagCAAGATCTGAGTGGCTCGACCATGTCCGGGCTCAGCCGTGACTCTTGTAACTATCGAGAAATTGCGCAAACATGTCCCcgtcctttttttctctcacaTCGCCTCTTTTTCCTCGTAAGCCCGAATCGGTCAGATTCGGCCTGGGAAGCAAAAAGGTGAATTAAATTAGAACTTCGGTTAAGTAGCTAGATTGCAAAATCATGGGCTTCCTGCAACAGATTCGAACAAAGATTGTTGTTAAGTGATAAATTTTTCAAGTGTCGTGGCTTTTTGATACCAAATTTTTCATTATAGGAGTTCCTTGA contains:
- the LOC100837441 gene encoding mediator of RNA polymerase II transcription subunit 30; amino-acid sequence: MASPAARQRQELAAEGQQHLEDTIAAAFQILSSMNDELCNPVLWSSSATASAAAAAGSQHPHQHQAAPPPPNCADSDVSDAAGGGAAGSGGSLDEARHRYKIAVAALRASISAVAPCAQELGSTEFKGDQAETEQLEERASALRKEIESKNKHLKLLIDQLRGLISDISMWQSPCSA